The following coding sequences are from one Microtus pennsylvanicus isolate mMicPen1 chromosome 1, mMicPen1.hap1, whole genome shotgun sequence window:
- the LOC142858778 gene encoding protein SET-like has translation MAPKRQSALLPQSKKPKSAPSPKLEDKSASPGLPKGEKEQQEAIEHIDEVQNEIDRLNEQASEEILKVEQKYNKLRQPFFQKRSELIAKIPNFWVTTFVNHPQVSALLEEEDEEALHYLTRVEVTEFEDIKSGYRIDSYFDENPYFENKVLSKEFHLNESGDPSSKSTEIKWKSGKDLTKRSSQTQNKASRKRQHEEPESFFTWFTDHSDSGADELGEVIKDDIWPNPLQYYLVPDMDYEEGEAEDDDDDDEEEEGLEDIDEEGDEGEEDEDEDDDEGEEGEEDEGEDD, from the coding sequence ATGGCCCCTAAACGGCAATCTGCGCTTCTGCCTCAGTCCAAGAAACCCAAATCGGCTCCATCCCCGAAACTGGAGGACAAGTCTGCCTCTCCCGGCCTGccgaagggagaaaaagaacagcAAGAAGCAATTGAACACATTGACGAAGTACAAAATGAAATAGACAGACTTAATGAACAAGCAAGTGAGGAAATACTAAAAGtagaacaaaaatataataaactccGCCAACCGTTTTTTCAGAAGAGGTCAGAATTGATCGCTAAAATCCCAAATTTTTGGGTAACCACATTTGTCAACCATCCACAAGTGTCTGCACTGCTTGAGGAGGAAGACGAAGAGGCTCTGCATTATTTAACCAGAGTTGAAGTAACAGAATTTGAAGACATTAAATCAGGTTACAGAATAGATTCTTATTTTGATGAAAATCCCTACTTCGAAAATAAAGTTCTCTCCAAAGAATTTCATCTGAATGAGAGTGGTGACCCATCCTCAAAGTCCACTGAAATCAAATGGAAATCTGGAAAGGATTTGACAAAACGCTCGAGTCAAACACAGAATAAGGCCAGCAGGAAGAGACAACACGAAGAGCCAGAGAGCTTCTTTACCTGGTTTACTGACCACTCTGATTCAGGTGCAGATGAGTTAGGAGAAGTCATCAAAGATGACATTTGGCCAAACCCCTTGCAGTACTATTTGGTTCCTGATATGGACTatgaagagggagaggcagaagatgatgacgatgatgatgaagaagaagaaggtttgGAAGATATTGATGAAGAAGGAGATGAAggtgaagaagatgaagatgaagatgatgatgaaggggaagaaggagaggaggatgaaggCGAGGATGACTAG